In Aedes albopictus strain Foshan chromosome 3, AalbF5, whole genome shotgun sequence, the genomic window GCATAGCATACCTCGATGACATTATCGTTGGTGGTGCAACTGTCGATGAGTGTCGACGTAACTTGTTCATGGTGCTTCAGAAACTGAATGACCATAACGTGAGAATATTAAATGTTCTCAAATCGAGCTTTTTCAAAAGCGAAATCGATTATGTCGGGTATAACATCACGTCTGATGGTATTCACCCTAGTGAAACGAAGGTGAGAGCTATTTTGGACGCTCCTCCCCCTCAAAACGTGTCTCAGCTCCAAGCATACCTTGGACTGTTAAACTATTACCACCGTTTTCTTCCGAATCTGTCGATTCAACTTCGTCCGTTGTACGATTTACTACAGAAAAATCGTAGATTCCTGTGGTCATCACAGTGTCAAGTGGCTTTCGAGAAAACAAAAAGGTTGCTCTTAGACAATGATCTACTTGAACCATACGACCCCTCAAAACCGATTACGTTAGCTGTCGATGCTAGCCCCTACGGTGTTGGTGCCGTTTTGTCCCACGTTGTAAAAAGAGTCGAGAAACCGATATGTTTCGCTTCTTCAACACTGACCCCAGCACAGACTAACTATGCTCAGGTTCACAAAGAGGCCCTTGCGGTGATATTCGGAGTCACCAAATTCCATAAGTACATTTAtggtttcaaaattcaaattgattaccGACAACACCGGTATCAAAGAGATTCTCAACCCCTCGAAAGGCATTTCTGCCATAGCCGCTGCTAGATTGCAACGTTGGTCTTTGATTTTAGCCAGTTACGATTATACAATCGAACACCGTCCTGGCAAATACATGCATCATGCAGATGCACTGTCACGTCTTCTTCTACCAAGTCTCACAGAAGTAGAGCATACTGATCTAGGCTTGAATAGCGTGTTCACAGGTGACACAGAAGTAGTTAATCTGGACGTTGTCCGTAGTCATCAGAAATCGGAtacaattttgtccaaaattttcgAATATGTTTCCCATGGTTGGCCTAGCAATCTGAATCCGTTGTACAAACCATATTTTCTTATTAGAAATCACCTAGGCATTGATCGAGAAGTGTTATACTTCGATGATAGGGTTGTTGTCCCGGATAGCTTAAAGCTCGCAGTCGTAGAACAGTTACATTCAAATCACGATGGTGTGGTAAGAATGAAAATGCTGAGTAGAATGTATGTCTGGTGGAAAAACCTTGATAAGGATATTTccgattttgttcaaaaatgtcaAGCTTGTCAGAAACGACAACCTGTGCTTAAAGAGGTCGTTGAGTCGAAATGGCCAAAATGTGAACGTCCGTTTCAAAGAGTTCACATGGACCTATTTTACTTCGAAGGTCACACGCTACTGATATTCGTCGATAGCTATTCGAAGTATATTGATGTTCGtctaatgaaaggttcaaacAGCCTTCAACTGATTGAACAAGTCGAATCATTCTTTGCTAGATTCGGAATAGCAGAAGAAATCGTTACCGATAATGGTCCCCCATTCAACTCGGAGCTTTTCGTAAGATTTTTAGAAGCCAATGATGTCAAAGTCTCAAAGTCTTCACCTTACCACCCCCAATCCAACGGGTTGGCCGAGAGAGGTGTAAGGACAGTCAAAGATGTGCTTAAAAAGTACTTACTTGACGATAAGCAAAGGTCGCTTTCAGTCGGTAGGAAGATTAATCGTTTCCTCATCAATTACCGTAACACTCCCTGCACGGTAACCAATCGTACTCCGTCGTCGATGGTATTCACGTACACCCCGCGTACGCTGACGAACAGCATCAACCCGCGAAAAGTTGAATTGGAATCCACTCAATCGAAACCTGTAGTTAGAGTAGATGATCGTATCAATCAATCTCCCCCAGAAATCAAAAGTACATACCGCGTTGGTGATAAGGTGCTCTACCGAAATCACTTTAAGGAGCTAGTCCGCTAGATTCCCGCGattattttgaagaaactaagtccACTCACGTACTTAATTAGCGTAGAAGGAAACGTTCGAATGGTACACATCAATCAAATCCGTGTATCAGACTTGTCCGATATATTCCATCCATGTTTGCCGATTGCTCAGCCAGTGCAAAACCGAATCGAGCAAAGCGTCGAAAGCACACCACCAGCAGATGCGACATCTGTGGGTTCGCGCGAGAAGCAGTCTCAACCAGCCagtattgagctttgcaaggatttcgcgacgatcgtgcaaatgttcaatctttgacagcacaatgttcacacatccaacaacaaaggaaacagcgcataaacaaaccgattagtcgaaacaccaccccaaaataacgctccgttactggaaaactgtagtggcgacatcaaccaatgtatgctgaaaccggtgtgcatattttgtggtgagacaattttgtttgcctgtgcgtcgtatttggcgcaagatcgtcaatacatCAGAAACTTCCTATTTGGGATACTTCAACTTCGGTTGTCCTCTCAACTCAAGCGATTGGAGCGCCGCACCTTGGGAGATTTTGACTCGCTTCGTCGACGCTTTGCTTGGCTTTTCTTTTTGCTCGTTTGCTtcgtgcaccttggctaaaactgtttttgcagccgccgggtgggagctgttaTGGATAATCAGCCGCTGTATACAAATCATACGGGGCACAATCTTTTCGCAATAAACGACGGCTGGTTGAGATCGTCAGTATCCGAGTAATTAAGCTGGGATGCACAATAGATAAGCTTTTAGATGTTTAGTGTTTGATCGATTGATTAATTCACCTAGAGTAGTTTGTATTTTGCTTAAGTTGATAAGTATTGTAACGTTGTGAAAAAATGTGTAGTATGTAAATGTGATTTAAAGCCCGGAGAGCTGTAGTATATCTAGACCATTTATGGCAAATAGTGTTGCCTTATCTAATAGGCAATTTTTGACAGCCTAAATGACAATTGGCTATTCTATAATTATAGCAGTCAGGTTGCTCAGCACATGCTGACTTCCGTCCGATCTCTTTCCTGACCGACCGTCGACTAGTGCAGACGCACATGAAGCATTTaatagaataataaattaattaGTGATTAACAAATTGAAGTCTTTCGCGTGTGTAGTTTTCCgattacacagctaatcgcgttcggtaatttttaccgaaatctcaaccgctgagcgttcggtaatggattcttaacgaaattctgtaaaaaaataacaaatttcggtaaaatgttatcgtttatctgtcaaactctaacgaacttcgaataatttgttctggcttgcagtcttaataattggcctacgaatttattttcttggctccaacgtttcgatcccaatttggatcttcatcagggatcTATTTTTATTTGAGTGATGACAGAcagaaacaatatttaaaaacaataatTAATAGTACTTTTACATACAACATGAACTTACAAAGAATTATTCGTAGCTGTCCAAAAACATTCAGCCTGTAGTGTTGTCTTAGTTTTGTCGTTGGGAAGTCGGTTTGGTAATCTAGTACTACCATCTGTACGCCTCCACTGTACTATGTTTTTCGCCCACAATTCAATATAACACTTATTAACTATCAAGCTCTTCAACTTTAATCGTCTTTTCTGTCTACGTTATTCGTCATTTTGATTCATTCGCGCTTTATCTGTTTCTATTGTATTAGTGTCAAGATCGTTCCTATTTTGTCTGTTTCTGTGAGATAATCTGTTCAGTGTGTGCATGATACCTGTATAACATGTGTGTAACCCCTCTACATCTGTCCGTTTGTTTATATTTTGTGTTGTCATTATATGGCATACCTCTAGTATCGGTAGTCTATTTGTTTTCAAGCTATAGTCTAATATACTGGCATTCTGCAGGTCAAATCTGTGCCCTGTGCTAACACAGTGGTTCATCATTGCTGTTCTTTCCTTCAGACCGCTCAATTTGTGTAGCCTGTCTGAAGTGTTTTCTATTTTGGTGACTTTGTCCAGGAGATTTACATCAGATTTATGTCCGTACATACGTGTTTGTAATTTGTTGGTTGTCATACCAACGTATTTGGCATCACATTGTTGACAACCAATACAGTAAATTACGTTATTACGCTGATATGTATCTGTCCTCCCTTTCATAGCTCTATACAATGAACCTACTGTGTTGTTATTATAATGTACTATGTTAATATTGTCAAATTCATTTGATCTCTTAAAGTATTGTGTGATCTGCTGTGATAACCCTACTATGTATGGAATCGACttataaattttgatttgttGATCGTCATTTTCTGGTTGTGTTGGTGTTCTCGTTCTTCTCTCGTTGTGTCGGTTAATCAGTCTGTTGATCAACGAGACGGGGTAGTCGTTTAGCTTCAGTAGTCTCATCACCGTCTCCTTTTTCTGTTGCTCCGTTTTGATCGTCGAAAGGGTGTTTACCTTTTTGACGAAGTTGTATGCCACATTTATTTTTAGGTGTTTTGGATGCAGCGAGAAGTAATTAAGGATCCGTCCAGATGCGATGGGCTTCATGAACCAATCAGTGGAGAAAGATTGGTCTTCGTTGCGAACAACGACCATGTCGAGGAATGGTAGCCTGCCGTCCACCTCGTATTCGACCGTGAATTGCAGttttgggtgatagccgttgaatgCACCCAAAACTGTATCAACTTCGTTGGCCGGAATAACGATGAAAAAGTCGTCAACAAACTTTTTCAGGATTGGAATGTGCACACCTAGTTTGGATAACACTGCATTTATCAGTTCGCCGGTGACGATTTCTGCTAACACGGGCGAAAGAGGGTTACCCATTGCTGTGCCAGAGATTTGTTGGTAGTGTTTCTGTTGGAATACGAAATAGCTAGCCTCGATGACAAAAACCACGATCTCCAGGAATAGGTCCAGGTTAATGTTGGTGTGTTCCTTTATGTTGTTCCACTGGTTCAGGATGCCTTTCCTCACTAATTCCAGTGGGATGTTTGTAAATAGTGACACCACATCAAAGGATACCATTGCGTATCCTGGCCCCACAGTGCTGCTGTTGATAAATTCGCAAAATTCCTCCGAATTCCTTATGCTGTACGTGTTGTTTACAGATTGCTGTAGGATGTTCGAAAGAAATTTGGACAGCTCGTATGTTGGCGCAGTCATCGTGGGGACCACTGGGCGAAGTGGGAGATTGGGCTTGTGGGCTTTTGGCAAGCCATATATCCTCGGACTAACCGCTGTCCTAGATTTGAGACACCTCGCAGTGCGTTCATCTATCAAACCAAGATTCTGCAATCGTACTACCAGTGCattgttctggttctggaactTGGTTGTTGGGTCCCGGTCTAGCTTCTTGTAGGTTTCGGAATCCTCTAATAGCTCCAACATTTTTGCTTCGTAGTTAGCGCGAAGCATAACTACTGTACGGTTCCCTTTATCCGATGGAAGGACACACACCTCCGGATTGGCTTTTAGGAAATGATTGGTCGCTTTTAATGCACTTGTGCAGAATCGGGAGGACAACGATTGATTCGTATCAATCCTGGAGTTGTTGATGTGATTTTGTATTATGTTGGAGACACCAGCTCTGATGTTGTTTTGAACAGAACGATCTGGGTTACATCTGTAGATGTCTTCTAGGTCAGCAATTAGGTGGAAATACGATGTGTTTCGGATGTTCTGCGGTACAGCAAATTTGGGTCCTAAACTCAGAAGAACTtgggtttcttttggaatttggaCCCCAGTTGAGTTTAACAAGGCTTTTTCGTTAAACGAGACCATGGCCGAAGATTCTACAGCCTTATTGAGAATCCGGTTGTATTTCTTCTGGGTATTTGATCTGTACCGACCCAACCTGGCGTGGCGCCAACCCGCTCAAAACGGAGCAACAGAAAAAGGAGACGGTGATGAGACTACTGAAGCTAAACGACTACCCCGTCTCGTTGATCAACAGACTGATTAACCGACACAACGAGAGAAGAACGAGAACACCAACACAACCAGAAAATGACGATCaacaaatcaaaatttataaGTCGATTCCATACATAGTAGGGTTATCACAGCAGATCACACAATACTTTAAGAGATCAAATGAATTTGACAATATTAACATAGTACATTATAATAACAACACAGTAGGTTCATTGTATAGAGCTATGAAAGGGAGGACAGATACATATCAGCGTAATAACGTAATTTACTGTATTGGTTGTCAACAATGTGATGCCAAATACGTTGGTATGACAACCAACAAATTACAAACACGTATGTACGGACATAAATCTGATGTAAATCTCCTGGACAAAGTCACCAAAATAGAAAACACTTCAGGCAGGCTACATAAATTGAGCGGTCTGAAGGAAAGAACAGCAATGATGAACCACTGTGTTAGCACAGGGCACAGATTTGACCTGCAGAATGCCAGTATATTAGACCATAGCTTGAAAACAAATAGACTACCGATACTAGAGGTATGCCATATAATGACAACACAAAATATAAACAAACGGACAGATGTAGAGGGGTTACACACATGTTATACAGGTATCATGCACACACTGAACAGATTATCTCACAGAAACAGACAAAATAGGAACGATCTTGACACTAATACAATAGAAACTGATAAAGCGCGAATGAATCAAAATGACGAATAACGTAGACAGAAAAGACGATTAAAGTTGAAGAGCTTGATAGTTAATAAGTGTTATATTGAATTGTGGGCGAAAAACATAGTACAGTGGAGGCGTACAGATGGTAGTACTAGATTACCAAACCGACTTCCCAACGACAAAACTAAGACAACACTACAGGCTGAATGTTTTTGGACAGCTACGAATAATTCTTTGTAAGTTCATGTTATATGTAAAAGTACTATTAattattgtttttaaatattgtttctgTCTGTCATCACTCAAATAAAAATAgatccctgatgaagatccaaattgggatcgaaacgttggagccaagaaaataaattcgtaggccaattattaagactgcaagccagaacaaATTATTCGAAATAATCTTCCCAGTCGAAAATCGCAAGATACtccaacgaacttcggtaaaagttgttacctttaccgattttttcctgtaaaacaaacttaacggttgaaatttcggtaaaacattaccgaagtcggtgatttatTCTAACTGTGTACTTCCTCCCAACATTTcaaccttctaacgcaatgttgaacagcaagcacgaaagaccatcaccttgccgtagccctctgcgagattcaaagggactcgagagtgtccctgatactcgaactacgcacatcatccatcgtcgccttgatcaatcgtatcagtttatccgggaatccgtattcgtgcataatctgccatagctgttctcaatcgattgtatcatacgccgatttgaaatcaatgaacaagtgatgtgtgggcacgttgtattcgcggcatttctgcaacacctgccggatggcgaacatctgatctgttgtagcgcgttcacccatgaatccagcctagtattgccccacgaacactcttgcaatcggtgatagacggcggcataaaatttgggagagtaccttgtaggcagcgctcagtagtgtgatcgcgcgatagttcccgcaatccaacttgtcgccctttttgtagatgggacacacgataccttccatccatttctccggtaatacttcctcctcccaaatcttggtaatgacccagtgtagtgctctcaccagtgcttctccaccgtattttagaagctcgcttggtagttgatctgctccagcggctttgttgtttttcaaccggccaacctcctcctcaatctcttggaggtcaggggtcggaagtctttcgtcctgtgcacatactccaagatctgttaccacgccaccttcggtacttgcaacgtcgccattgaggtgctcatcgtaatgctgccgccgtcgaccacctcacgctcgctcgtgagaatattcccgtaattatctcggcacatgtcggcttgtggtacgAAGCCTCtatgcgagcggttcagcttctcgtagaactttcgtgtgtccttagcgcggtacagctcttccatcgcttcgcgatcttgttcttcctgctggcgcttcttcatccggaagaccgagttctgcctgttccgcgcctgtttgtaacgtgccttattcgctctCGTTCGGTGTTGCagaattctcgcccatgctgcattcttctcgtttttcaactgttcacatttgccgtcgtaccagtcgtttctgtgattcggagtcgcgaacctagtgctgtagcctaggtactacctatggttgatcggatgtccctccagccatcttcaagtgtagttgcgccaagctgctcttccgttggtagggccactgctaactgctgcgcgtagtcttgagccacttctacgttacgcagctgctcgatattgagtcgcggcgttcaacttcgacgcgtggtgataagggagcgtccataaattacgtcacgtaaaaaatgccaattttcaacccccctcccccctatgtcacactttttgtaagagaactctgaaatttttgtatgggttgtcacacttcactgaaccccccctcccccctaaaagcgtgacgtaatttatggacgttccctaacatataaccgagaagaatttaccatcgattagaacgtggtcgatttggttttctgtttgatggtcgggtgatctccaggtggctttgtggatatctttgcgggggaagaaggtgcttcggactaccataccacgggaggctgcaaagtttacgcatcgctggccgttatcattcgatacggcgtacaGGCtgcttcgcccgattaccggtctcccagtcaacacacgatcgcatatgatgttgaataggatgctaaagtggaggcgatatgcgtacactttacacgcggtcaaatggaagcatgtacgaatatggcctccactttagcatcctattcaacatcata contains:
- the LOC134290738 gene encoding uncharacterized protein LOC134290738; translated protein: MLELLEDSETYKKLDRDPTTKFQNQNNALVVRLQNLGLIDERTARCLKSRTAVSPRIYGLPKAHKPNLPLRPVVPTMTAPTYELSKFLSNILQQSVNNTYSIRNSEEFCEFINSSTVGPGYAMVSFDVVSLFTNIPLELVRKGILNQWNNIKEHTNINLDLFLEIVVFVIEASYFVFQQKHYQQISGTAMGNPLSPVLAEIVTGELINAVLSKLGVHIPILKKFVDDFFIVIPANEVDTVLGAFNGYHPKLQFTVEYEVDGRLPFLDMVVVRNEDQSFSTDWFMKPIASGRILNYFSLHPKHLKINVAYNFVKKVNTLSTIKTEQQKKETTD